One genomic segment of Deltaproteobacteria bacterium includes these proteins:
- a CDS encoding response regulator: MPPKVLFADRDSKVLEAVSRGLGKHRESFAVVTASDGYEAMEVLKQNSVALAVVDHEILASDSLSLAEYISINYPHISLILSSEDGPAATAFEDERANFCKAFLRKPLDADRLCEQILATLTKEADGGVLHGVSPFIFPQLIEMENKTCTVKVSEIGSDKNGILFSGTKWISLS, encoded by the coding sequence TTGCCTCCTAAGGTCCTATTTGCCGATAGGGACAGCAAAGTTCTCGAGGCCGTCAGCAGAGGACTGGGGAAACACAGGGAATCTTTTGCGGTCGTCACTGCCTCTGACGGCTATGAGGCCATGGAAGTCTTGAAGCAGAACTCTGTTGCCTTGGCTGTTGTCGATCACGAGATCCTGGCCAGCGATTCTCTGTCTCTGGCCGAATACATCAGCATCAATTATCCCCACATATCCCTCATCCTCAGTTCAGAGGATGGGCCTGCAGCCACCGCTTTCGAGGACGAGCGAGCCAATTTCTGCAAGGCATTTTTGCGCAAGCCTTTGGATGCTGACCGTTTGTGCGAACAGATACTGGCAACTCTCACCAAAGAAGCAGACGGCGGTGTGCTGCACGGGGTTTCCCCCTTCATATTCCCCCAGTTGATTGAAATGGAAAACAAGACCTGTACGGTGAAAGTCTCGGAGATTGGCTCAGATAAAAATGGCATTCTCTTCTCTGGGACAAAGTGGATATCGCTATCATAA